The Syntrophaceae bacterium genomic sequence GCCGCCGAGAAGCTGGACATGGTCGTAGCGAAGGGGCCTTCTCCGGCCCGGATCACCCGGGCGGCGGTGGATGCCTTCGGGGGGATGCGCCGGTTTGTTTCCCGGGGCGACGTCGTCGTGATCAAGCCGAACATCGGCTGGGACCGCACACCCGAATACGCCGCCACAACGAATCCCGAGGTGGTGGGAACCCTGGTCCGGCTCTGCTTCGAGGCAGGGGCGAAGAAGGTGAAGGTCTTCGACCACACCGTCAGCAGTCCCCGAAGGGCCTACAAGCAGAGCGGCATCGCCGATGCGGCCGGGGCCGCAGGGGCCGAGCTGTCCTTCGTGGAAGACCGGAAATTCAGGGAGATGAAGATCCAGGGCGAGACCCTCAAGTCCTGGCCCCTTTACACGGAGGTCTTCGAGGCCGACAAGATCATCAACGTCCCCATCGCCAAGGTCCACGGCACATCCATCCTGACCCTGGGAATGAAGAACTGGATGGGTGTGATGGGGGGATCGCGGGGACGGATTCACCAGCGGATCGACCCGTGCCTCGTCGACATGGCCCGGACGGTCCGGCCGACGCTGGTGGTTCTCGACGCGGTCCGGATCCTCGTGGCCAACGGACCGACGGGCGGAGACCTGTCGGATGTGCGTCTGATGAACACGGTGGCGGTGAGCCAGGATCAGGTCGCCATGGACGCCTTCGGCAGCACCCTGTTCGGTCTCCGGGAAGACGCCCTGGGCTGTGTCCGCCTCGGACACCAGGCCGGCCTGGGGAACATGCGGCTGGCCCGCCAGAAGATCCGCCGGATCCAGGCCTGAACAACGCGTTCCGGCCCTTGCCCCCGAGGAGACGGAGAATGCCCTCGCCTCTGAAAGCGGAAAGACGGTGATCCGAAAAGCGCGACTTGCCTCGCAGGCCCTTTTCCTGCTTCTCTTCCTGTGGCTCTTCCTGCAGACGGAGTCGAAGGGAGCGGACCAGCTCGGGTATCCGGTCAAGTTTTTCCTCGACGCCGACCCCCTGCTGGCGCTGACGGCGATCCTCTCCAGCCGGTCGTTTCTTCCCTCGATGCTGCTGGCGGGAGCGGTGGCCCTGGCGACGGTCTTCCTGGGCCGGTTCTTCTGCGGCTGGATATGTCCCCTGGGGACGCTCCACAACCTCGCCGGCGCCGCCGTCCGGAAGCGCCGGCGGGTCGTCCCGAAGGGCAGCTTCCGCCTGAAATATCTGCTCCTAGTCTTTCTGCTGGCCTCCTCCGCTTTTACCCTTCAGATCACCGGCATATTCGATCCCCTGAGCCTTCTGATCCGCTCCCTTTCTCTCTCGGTCTATCCGGCCTTCCAGTACGGCGTGACGTCCTTCCTCGACGTGCTGTCCCGCTGGCCGGTCCCGGGGCTGGCGCCG encodes the following:
- a CDS encoding DUF362 domain-containing protein, whose protein sequence is MDRREFLKTAAVAGASLALPGLLLPDGSAAAAEKLDMVVAKGPSPARITRAAVDAFGGMRRFVSRGDVVVIKPNIGWDRTPEYAATTNPEVVGTLVRLCFEAGAKKVKVFDHTVSSPRRAYKQSGIADAAGAAGAELSFVEDRKFREMKIQGETLKSWPLYTEVFEADKIINVPIAKVHGTSILTLGMKNWMGVMGGSRGRIHQRIDPCLVDMARTVRPTLVVLDAVRILVANGPTGGDLSDVRLMNTVAVSQDQVAMDAFGSTLFGLREDALGCVRLGHQAGLGNMRLARQKIRRIQA